One Stigmatopora argus isolate UIUO_Sarg chromosome 20, RoL_Sarg_1.0, whole genome shotgun sequence genomic region harbors:
- the LOC144065877 gene encoding uncharacterized protein LOC144065877, producing the protein MSARTQLPKLQEELFEVKQEHSTHEQWTVWNMTHEKVVLHRLEGFREYLGPDGKESAGLKKELELPQIKGEEPEFSQQQMRDERLPIKEEDDVTWSLGEFLKREEDLGVTSRGAEPAHTLTLPQIKEEEPEFPQQQMRDERLPIKEEDDVTWSLGEFLKREEDLGVTSRGAEPAHTLTLPQIKEEEPEFPQQQIKKEEEDVTVSTGEPFKSEDDLGVAGREAETPNGSLAEGQADNLIALLSESEDFLYDNEGLKDGKLWKCSQCGKTFGKKSTLKTHMRSHTGEKPLCTICGKTFTHKGKLNIHARTHTGEKPFSCSVCGQRFTRKEHLNSHARTHTGENTFSCSVCGKRFTRKESLKIHTRTHTSEKPFSCSVCGQRFTRKGNLIRHTRTHTGEKPFSCSVCGKAFSQQHYLKSHTSTHTGEKPFSCSVCGQRFTEKRPLNRHARTHTGEKPFSCSVCGKRFKEKESLKIHTRTHTGEKPFSCSVCGKTFTEKGNLKRHTRTHTGGKPFSCSVCGKTFSLQHHLKRHTRTHTGEKPFSCSVCGQRFTQKGDLDSHARTHTGENTFSCSVCGQRFTQKGILKIHTKIHTGEKPFSCSVCGQRFTQKGLLKTHTRTHTGEKPFSCSVCGKTFTEKGNLKKHTRIHTGEKTFSCSVCGKRFTEKGTLKKHTRTHTGEKPFSCSVCGQRFKEKKTLKMHTRTHTGEKPFSCSVCGKRFTEKGILKMHTRTHSSEKPFSCSVCGQIFTQKGSLKIHTRTHTGEKPFSCSLCGQTFTRKDNLISHARTHTV; encoded by the exons atgtcggcaagaacacaactgccaaagctccaggaggaactttttgaggtcaaacaggagcattcaactcacgagcaatGGACAGTTTGGAACATGacgcacgagaaagttgttcttcatagactagaag gtttcagagaatatcttggtcctgatgggaaagagtctgctggccttaaaaaggaactcgagctcccccaaatcaaaggggaggagccagagttctctcaacaacaaatgagagacgagcgacttccaatcaaggaggaagatgatgtcacctggtcacttggtgaattcctgaagagggaagaggatctgggcgtgaccagcagaggggcggagcctgcacacaccttaacattaccccaaattaaagaggaggagccagagttccctcaacaacaaatgagagacgagcgacttccaatcaaggaggaagatgatgtcacctggtcacttggtgaattcctgaagagggaagaggatctgggcgtgaccagcagaggggcggagcctgcacacaccttaacattaccccaaattaaagaggaggagccagagttccctcaacagcaaatcaaaaaggaggaagaagatgtcaccgtgtcaactggtgagcctttcaagagtgaagatgatctgggcgtggccggcagagaggcggagactccgaacggcagcttagcagaagggcaagcagacaatttaattgctctgttatcagaaagcgaagactttctttatgacaatgaaggtcttaaggacggcaaactctggaaatgctctcagtgtggaaaaacctttgggaaaaagtctactttgaaaacacatatgaggagccacaccggggagaaacccttatgtacaatttgtggtaaaacatttacacacaagggaaagttaaatattcatgcaagaacacacactggtgaaaaaccattttcgtgttcagtttgcggtcaaagattcacacggaaggaacacttaaatagtcatgcaagaacacacacaggtgaaaatacattttcgtgttcagtttgcggtaaaagatttacacggaaagaaagcttaaaaatccacacaagaacccacactagtgaaaaaccattttcgtgttcagtttgcggtcaaagattcacacggaagggaaacttaattcgtcatacaagaacccacactggtgaaaaaccattttcgtgttcagtttgtggtaaagccttttctcaacagcattacttaaaatcgcacacaagcacccacactggtgaaaaaccattttcgtgttcagtttgtggtcaaagatttacagagaagcgACCCTTAAatcgtcatgcaagaacccacactggtgaaaaaccattttcgtgttcagtttgtggtaaaagatttaaagagaaagaaagcttaaaaatacacacaagaacccacactggtgaaaaaccattttcgtgttcagtttgtggtaaaacatttacagagaagggaaacttaaaaaggcacacaagaacccacactggtggaaaaccattttcgtgttcagtttgcggtaaaaccttttctctacagcatcacttaaaaagacacacaagaacacacacgggtgaaaaaccattttcgtgttcagtttgtggtcaaagattcacacagaaaggaGACTTagatagtcatgcaagaacacacacgggtgaaaatacattttcgtgttcagtttgtggtcaaagatttacacagaagggaatcttaaaaatacacacaaaaatacacactggtgaaaaaccattttcgtgttcagtttgtggtcaaagatttacacaaaaGGGActcttaaaaacgcacacaagaacccacactggtgaaaaaccattttcgtgttcagtgtgtggtaaaacatttacagagaagggaaacttaaaaaagcacacaagaatccacactggtgaaaaaacattttcgtgttcagtttgtggtaaaagatttacagagaagggaaccttaaaaaagcacacaagaacccacactggtgaaaaaccattttcgtgttcagtttgtggtcaaagatttaaagagaagaaaaccttaaaaatgcacacaagaacccacacaggtgaaaaaccattttcgtgttcagtttgtggtaaaagatttacagagaagggaatcttaaaaatgcacacgagaacacactcgagtgaaaaaccattttcgtgttcagtttgtggtcaaatattcacacagaaaggaagcttaaaaatccacacaagaacccacactggtgaaaaaccattttcgtgttcactttgtggtcaaacattcacacggaaggataacttaattagtcatgcaagaacacacacagtttaa